From a single Glycine soja cultivar W05 chromosome 19, ASM419377v2, whole genome shotgun sequence genomic region:
- the LOC114398937 gene encoding F-box/kelch-repeat protein At3g23880-like codes for MAMAQLPQDLIEEILSWLPVKSLMRFRCVSRTWNSLIFQAHFVKLNLQRSSRNTHVLLRCQINTVFEDMRDLPGIAPCSICSLLENPSSTVDNGCHQLDNRYLFIGSCNGLVCLINLVARGEFSEYRVWFCNLATRIMSEDSPHLCLRSCNYKLWWYQVKCGFAYDDRSDTYKVVLVLSNIKSQNWEVRVHRLGDTHWRKVLTCPAFPILGEKCGQPVSGTVNWFAIRKLGFDYEWETVTVDQLVIFSYDLNKETFKYLLMPNGLSQVPCGPELGVLKGCLCLSHVHRRTHFVVWLMREFGVENSWTQLLNVTLELLQAPLPCVILKPLCISEKGDVLLLANYISLKFILYNKKDNRIVYTQDFNNQVPMSSHDYIQSLVLPYGN; via the coding sequence ATGGCAATGGCCCAGCTCCCTCAGGACCTCATAGAAGAAATTTTGTCATGGCTTCCCGTCAAATCTCTTATGCGTTTCAGGTGTGTTTCTAGGACTTGGAATTCCCTCATCTTCCAAGCACACTTTGTCAAATTGAACCTTCAAAGGTCATCTAGAAACACCCATGTCCTATTAAGGTGTCAAATTAATACTGTGTTTGAAGATATGAGGGATCTCCCAGGCATCGCCCCATGCTCTATATGTAGTTTACTTGAGAACCCATCATCCACTGTTGACAATGGTTGCCACCAGCTAGACAACAGATACTTATTTATAGGTTCCTGCAATGGGTTGGTTTGCTTGATTAATTTGGTTGCTAGAGGTGAATTCAGTGAATACCGGGTCTGGTTTTGTAACCTGGCCACAAGGATCATGTCTGAAGATTCACCACACTTATGTCTTCGCTCATGCAATTATAAACTTTGGTGGTATCAAGTGAAGTGTGGGTTTGCTTATGATGATCGGAGTGACACTTACAAGGTGGTGTTAGTCCTTTCGAATATTAAGTCACAAAATTGGGAGGTGAGAGTTCACCGCTTAGGTGACACTCATTGGAGAAAGGTTTTAACTTGTCCAGCATTCCCCATTTTGGGAGAAAAATGTGGACAACCTGTGAGTGGCACTGTTAACTGGTTCGCAATTCGCAAGTTGGGTTTTGATTACGAATGGGAAACTGTCACCGTCGAtcaattagtaattttttcatATGATCTAAACAAGGAGACATTCAAATATTTGCTGATGCCGAATGGTCTTTCTCAAGTTCCCTGTGGCCCTGAACTTGGGGTATTGAAGGGCTGCTTGTGTCTTTCTCATGTTCACCGGAGAACCCATTTTGTTGTTTGGCTAATGAGGGAATTTGGAGTTGAAAATTCTTGGACTCAATTGTTGAATGTAACTCTTGAGCTTCTTCAAGCCCCTCTGCCCTGTGTAATACTGAAGCCTCTGTGCATCTCTGAAAAAGGTGATGTCCTGTTGCTGGCAAATTatatatctttaaaatttattctctATAATAAGAAAGATAATAGAATAGTCTATACTCAAGATTTCAACAACCAAGTGCCAATGTCCTCCCATGATTATATTCAAAGCTTGGTGTTGCCATATGGAAATTAA